One genomic region from Streptomyces sp. NBC_00582 encodes:
- the rsgA gene encoding ribosome small subunit-dependent GTPase A translates to MPESAASAASAAGAASDASAACASSHPLAVLGWDEEWAAAFVPHAERGLVPGRVVRVDRGLCDVVTAAGTVRADTEFVVPHDPMKVVCTGDWVALDPEGADPRYVRTLLPRRTAFVRSTSSKRSEGQILAANVDHAVVAISLAVELDLGRVERFLALAWESGARPVLVLTKADLVPDPVVLAHLVQDVENSAPGVPVLPVRARDGVGVEELAALLGRGTAVLLGASGAGKSTLANALVGAEVMDVQATRDLDGKGRHTTTTRNLLPRPGGGVIVDTPGLRGVGLWDAGDGVGQVFSEIEELARGCRFHDCAHDAEPGCAVRAAVEDGELAPRRLDSYRKLVRENQWIVAKSDARVRADIRQDWKRKKAEGRAAGDAKRGRGPWQPAPPR, encoded by the coding sequence TTGCCTGAATCCGCCGCATCCGCCGCGTCCGCCGCAGGCGCGGCATCCGATGCATCCGCCGCATGCGCGTCGTCGCACCCGCTCGCCGTCCTCGGATGGGACGAGGAGTGGGCGGCCGCGTTCGTCCCCCACGCCGAGCGGGGGCTGGTGCCCGGCCGGGTCGTACGGGTCGACCGCGGTCTGTGCGATGTGGTCACGGCGGCCGGTACGGTCCGTGCCGACACCGAGTTCGTCGTCCCCCACGACCCGATGAAGGTCGTCTGCACCGGCGACTGGGTCGCCCTCGACCCCGAGGGCGCCGACCCGCGGTACGTACGGACCCTGCTGCCGCGCCGTACCGCGTTCGTCCGCTCCACCTCCTCCAAGCGGTCCGAGGGACAGATCCTCGCCGCCAACGTCGACCACGCCGTCGTCGCGATCTCCCTGGCCGTGGAACTCGACCTCGGCCGCGTCGAACGGTTCCTGGCGCTGGCCTGGGAGTCCGGCGCCCGGCCCGTCCTCGTGCTCACCAAGGCCGACCTGGTGCCCGACCCGGTCGTGCTGGCGCATCTCGTCCAGGACGTCGAGAACAGCGCCCCCGGTGTGCCGGTGCTCCCCGTCCGGGCCCGCGACGGCGTGGGCGTCGAGGAGCTCGCCGCGCTCCTCGGGCGGGGCACGGCCGTACTGCTCGGCGCGTCCGGAGCCGGCAAGTCCACCCTCGCGAACGCGCTCGTGGGCGCCGAGGTGATGGACGTCCAGGCCACCCGTGACCTGGACGGCAAGGGCCGGCACACCACGACCACCCGCAATCTGCTGCCGCGGCCCGGCGGCGGCGTCATCGTCGACACGCCCGGACTGCGCGGGGTCGGCCTGTGGGACGCGGGCGACGGGGTCGGGCAGGTCTTCTCGGAGATCGAGGAGCTCGCCCGCGGCTGCCGGTTCCACGACTGCGCGCACGACGCGGAACCGGGGTGCGCGGTGCGGGCCGCCGTCGAGGACGGGGAGCTGGCCCCGCGCCGGCTGGACAGTTACCGCAAGCTGGTCCGGGAGAACCAGTGGATCGTCGCCAAGTCCGACGCCCGGGTCCGGGCGGACATCCGCCAGGACTGGAAACGCAAGAAGGCCGAGGGCCGGGCGGCCGGGGACGCGAAGCGGGGACGCGGCCCCTGGCAGCCCGCCCCGCCCAGGTGA
- a CDS encoding cellulose binding domain-containing protein, with product MPDLPTPKDAAEAALFSECWDAVLSYADLCTSGSTAANQLAREAFALGIHEARAAEDGTARGAGRRSSRLPRIPLLLTAVRNTAAAWEAEGQGHKLDPDLRLWLNSDKAWRYSGPPLSRPIALRGLRDMGEADATLLWLAEVEALPLRSVVRRQGLDPDASVEELNAVRGLFRDRCHRNHLDTPMSAECRSYVRLLDAVTRSPGADTPDDLSRHLATCVECAEAAACLRLHGGGLPAALAGGVIGWGGLAYLERRRRAAEVRLGAGGRPDVPDAEGQAERAAAHRARLRRHGLLAAAVLVSGLALAASLMPFGGDGGTGTGAQNLPTDSSPVAGPGSGVPSSAAPKTSTSAQPSSASPAPSGSDTPGTGANGDEKPDPEPQGTSSSTAGTGGGDSGHATVCEVRYELVNQWPDGFQASVTFTSPTALESWRVAWSFEDGQHVDQMWDASVAQRGSRVTATAADYNRSVTAGSTVTFGFLASWQDTNTAPSGFTLNGQECAGS from the coding sequence ATGCCCGACCTGCCGACCCCGAAGGACGCCGCGGAGGCCGCGCTGTTCTCCGAGTGCTGGGACGCCGTCCTGTCGTACGCGGACCTGTGCACGTCCGGCTCGACCGCGGCCAACCAGCTCGCCCGCGAGGCGTTCGCGCTGGGCATACACGAGGCCCGCGCCGCCGAGGACGGTACCGCACGCGGTGCGGGCCGTCGCTCCTCCCGGCTGCCCCGGATCCCCCTGCTGCTGACCGCCGTACGCAACACGGCGGCCGCCTGGGAGGCCGAGGGCCAGGGCCACAAACTCGACCCCGATCTGCGGCTGTGGCTCAACTCGGACAAGGCCTGGCGCTACTCGGGCCCGCCGCTGAGCCGCCCCATCGCCCTGCGCGGACTGCGCGACATGGGCGAGGCGGACGCCACCCTGCTGTGGCTCGCGGAGGTGGAGGCGCTTCCCCTGCGCTCCGTCGTCCGCCGCCAGGGCCTCGACCCGGACGCCTCCGTCGAGGAACTGAACGCGGTCCGCGGTCTGTTCCGCGACCGCTGCCACCGCAACCACCTCGACACGCCGATGAGCGCGGAGTGCCGCTCCTACGTCCGGCTGCTCGACGCCGTCACCCGCTCGCCCGGCGCCGACACGCCCGACGACCTGTCCCGGCACCTCGCCACCTGCGTGGAGTGCGCCGAGGCCGCCGCCTGTCTGCGGCTGCACGGCGGCGGACTGCCCGCCGCGCTGGCCGGCGGCGTCATCGGCTGGGGCGGTCTCGCCTACCTGGAGCGCCGCCGGCGTGCCGCCGAGGTCCGCCTGGGCGCGGGCGGGCGGCCCGACGTGCCGGACGCGGAGGGTCAGGCGGAGCGGGCCGCGGCCCACCGGGCGCGGCTGAGGCGCCACGGGCTGCTCGCCGCCGCCGTCCTGGTCTCCGGGCTCGCGCTCGCCGCGTCGCTGATGCCGTTCGGCGGCGACGGCGGCACGGGCACCGGCGCGCAGAACCTCCCCACGGACAGCAGCCCGGTGGCCGGCCCCGGCTCCGGCGTGCCGTCCTCCGCCGCGCCCAAGACCTCGACCTCGGCCCAGCCGTCGTCGGCGTCCCCGGCGCCGTCCGGCAGCGACACGCCGGGCACCGGCGCGAACGGCGACGAGAAGCCCGACCCCGAACCCCAGGGCACCTCCTCGTCCACCGCCGGCACCGGCGGCGGCGACAGCGGGCACGCGACGGTCTGCGAGGTCCGCTACGAGCTCGTCAACCAGTGGCCCGACGGCTTCCAGGCCAGCGTGACGTTCACCTCGCCCACCGCCCTGGAGTCCTGGCGGGTCGCCTGGTCCTTCGAGGACGGGCAGCACGTCGACCAGATGTGGGACGCGAGCGTCGCCCAGCGGGGCTCCCGCGTCACCGCGACCGCCGCCGACTACAACCGCTCCGTCACCGCCGGCTCCACCGTCACCTTCGGTTTCCTCGCCTCCTGGCAGGACACCAACACGGCACCGTCCGGCTTCACGCTCAACGGTCAGGAGTGCGCGGGCTCCTGA
- a CDS encoding ROK family transcriptional regulator, with protein MKRGTSRDIRTANRYEVLRQIIAASPTSRQELAAATGLSLATVATLVGELLDLRMITEVGFEDSAGGRPRGLVAVNASGGALIGVDIAETYVHVELFDLALNVLARAEENTPPGESRPAEVVGHVAAAVGSVVAQAGVDAARVLGVGVSVPGQVDRDTGIAEYAPNWDWHDVPLLDLLSEHIAYPLYLDNPLRASAVAELWFGAARGHGDAVVVNLGTGVGAGLVLGGGLHRGVSNSAGEWGHTTLVLDGRLCRCGNHGCVETYVGALGIMQNLRELSPRSALLHPGDQTATIDALAAGVTAGEPDAVKVVRDTARYLGAAVAVLVNVLNPEVVVLSSWVAARLGEPLLEEVRGAVARHALKRPLAASRIVLSPIPTDPVCLGAATFALEGALQSVGQRSTKRTAPARSRTASAS; from the coding sequence ATGAAGCGCGGCACATCACGGGACATCCGCACCGCGAACCGCTACGAGGTGCTGCGCCAGATCATCGCCGCCTCGCCCACCTCCCGGCAGGAGCTGGCCGCCGCCACGGGGCTGTCCCTCGCCACGGTCGCCACCCTCGTCGGTGAGCTGCTCGACCTCCGTATGATCACGGAGGTCGGGTTCGAGGACTCGGCGGGCGGCCGCCCCCGGGGCCTCGTGGCCGTCAACGCGTCGGGGGGCGCGTTGATCGGCGTCGACATCGCGGAGACGTACGTCCATGTCGAGCTGTTCGACCTGGCGCTGAACGTGCTGGCCCGCGCCGAGGAGAACACACCGCCCGGCGAGAGCCGCCCGGCAGAGGTGGTCGGCCATGTCGCCGCGGCCGTCGGCTCGGTGGTCGCGCAGGCCGGGGTGGACGCGGCGCGGGTGCTCGGGGTCGGGGTGAGCGTGCCGGGGCAGGTGGACCGGGACACCGGCATCGCCGAGTACGCGCCCAACTGGGACTGGCACGACGTACCGTTGCTCGATCTGCTCTCCGAACACATCGCGTATCCCCTGTACCTGGACAATCCGCTGCGGGCCAGCGCGGTCGCCGAGCTGTGGTTCGGGGCGGCGCGCGGACACGGCGACGCGGTCGTGGTGAACCTCGGCACGGGCGTGGGCGCCGGTCTCGTCCTCGGCGGCGGTCTGCACCGGGGCGTCAGCAACAGCGCCGGCGAGTGGGGGCACACCACGCTCGTGCTCGACGGACGGCTGTGCCGCTGCGGCAACCACGGCTGTGTGGAGACCTACGTCGGCGCGCTCGGGATCATGCAGAATCTGCGGGAACTCAGCCCGCGGAGCGCTCTGTTGCACCCCGGCGACCAGACGGCGACCATCGACGCCCTGGCGGCCGGGGTCACCGCGGGGGAACCGGACGCCGTCAAGGTCGTACGGGACACGGCCCGATACCTCGGCGCGGCCGTCGCCGTCCTGGTCAACGTGCTCAATCCCGAGGTGGTCGTGCTGAGCAGCTGGGTCGCGGCCCGGCTCGGCGAGCCCCTCCTCGAGGAGGTGCGGGGGGCCGTCGCCCGGCACGCGCTGAAACGGCCGCTGGCCGCCAGCCGGATCGTCCTCTCGCCGATCCCCACCGACCCGGTCTGCCTGGGCGCGGCGACGTTCGCGCTCGAAGGGGCGCTGCAGTCGGTCGGGCAGCGGAGCACCAAGCGCACCGCCCCGGCCAGGAGCCGCACCGCGTCCGCCTCGTGA
- a CDS encoding radical SAM protein: MGSRTALVEDLMERFPHVPREAVFKEDLLRGGVAFDASALSDNESGEVKPKSYFIFSFDHGTLPELGEAALRRPPEEIILTGGPYDLRRTVVSVRVNPASPYRVAADDQGLLGLYLDGTRIADVGVPPMPEYYRHKLSNGKSVMEVAPTIQWGYLIYLTVFRVCQYFGAKEECQYCDINHNWRQHKAAGRPYTGVKDVEEVLEALEIIDRYDTAKASTAYTLTGGAITKTVSGRDEADFYGHYAKAIEERFPGRWIGKVVAQALPRDDVQRFKDYGVQIYHPNYEVWDEYLFKMYCPGKERYVGRDEWHRRILDSAEVFGARNVIPNFVAGVEMAEPFGFTTVDEAIASTTEGLRFFMSQGITPRFTTWCPEPTTPLGKANPQGAPLEYHIRLLEAYRATMDEFGLSSPPGYGPPGPGRAVFSVSSFMDSLPAQETAAV, translated from the coding sequence ATGGGCAGCCGTACCGCGCTGGTCGAGGATCTGATGGAGCGGTTTCCGCATGTGCCGCGGGAGGCCGTCTTCAAGGAGGACCTGCTGCGCGGGGGAGTGGCCTTCGACGCCTCGGCCCTCAGCGACAACGAGTCGGGCGAGGTCAAGCCGAAGTCGTACTTCATCTTCTCCTTCGACCACGGCACCCTGCCCGAGCTGGGCGAGGCCGCGCTGCGCCGGCCGCCGGAGGAGATCATCCTGACCGGCGGGCCGTACGACCTCAGGCGCACGGTCGTGTCCGTGCGGGTGAACCCGGCCTCGCCGTACCGGGTGGCCGCCGACGACCAGGGGCTGCTCGGGCTCTACCTCGACGGCACGCGCATCGCGGACGTCGGTGTGCCGCCCATGCCGGAGTACTACCGGCACAAGCTCTCCAACGGGAAGTCGGTGATGGAGGTCGCCCCCACCATCCAGTGGGGCTATCTCATCTATCTGACGGTCTTCCGGGTGTGCCAGTACTTCGGCGCCAAGGAGGAGTGCCAGTACTGCGACATCAACCACAACTGGCGACAGCACAAGGCCGCCGGTCGACCGTATACAGGAGTCAAGGACGTCGAGGAGGTGCTGGAGGCCCTCGAGATCATCGACAGGTACGACACCGCGAAGGCGTCCACCGCCTACACCCTCACCGGCGGCGCCATCACCAAGACGGTCTCCGGGCGCGACGAGGCCGACTTCTACGGCCACTACGCCAAGGCCATCGAGGAGCGTTTCCCGGGCCGCTGGATCGGCAAGGTCGTGGCCCAGGCGCTGCCGCGCGACGACGTGCAGCGGTTCAAGGACTACGGCGTGCAGATCTACCACCCCAACTACGAGGTGTGGGACGAGTACCTCTTCAAGATGTACTGCCCGGGCAAGGAGCGTTACGTCGGCCGCGACGAGTGGCACCGGCGGATCCTCGACTCCGCCGAGGTGTTCGGCGCGCGCAACGTCATCCCCAACTTCGTGGCGGGCGTGGAGATGGCCGAGCCGTTCGGGTTCACCACCGTCGACGAGGCGATCGCGTCCACCACCGAGGGCCTGCGCTTCTTCATGTCGCAGGGCATCACGCCCCGCTTCACCACCTGGTGCCCGGAGCCGACCACCCCGCTCGGCAAGGCCAACCCGCAGGGCGCGCCGCTGGAGTACCACATCCGTCTGCTGGAGGCGTACCGCGCCACGATGGACGAGTTCGGGCTGTCCTCGCCCCCCGGTTACGGCCCGCCCGGACCCGGCCGCGCGGTGTTCTCCGTGAGTTCCTTCATGGACAGTCTTCCGGCGCAGGAGACGGCGGCCGTATAG
- a CDS encoding FAD-binding protein, translating into MGGTVTEGPGQDETGQDGAGQDETGQDGAGQDGAGQDGAGQDGAGQDGAAARRRPAGGRPWRNWAGNIVFAAGELHRPQSPDALRALVAGSGRVRVLGSGHSFNRIAEPGADGVLVSLDALPAEIDVDTAARTVRVGGGVRYAALARRVHEHGLALPNMASLPHISVAGSVATGTHGSGVRNGSLASAVRQVEIVTADGSTVVIGRDDARFGGAVTSLGALGVVTALTLDLEPAYEVEQHLFTELPLDGLDFETVAGAAYSVSLFTDWRAPGFRQVWLKRRTDEPLAAFPWATPATEALHPVPGMPAVNCTEQFGVPGPWHERLPHFRAEFTPSSGEELQSEYLLPRSAADEMLYAIDGIRETVAGVLQTCEVRTVSADDQWLSPAHGRDTVAVHFTWIADTPAVLPVVRQVEAALEPFSPRPHWGKVFEIPAPALRERYPRVEEFAALVRELDPAGKFANAFVRDVLGT; encoded by the coding sequence ATGGGCGGGACCGTGACGGAGGGGCCGGGCCAGGACGAGACCGGGCAGGACGGGGCCGGGCAGGACGAGACCGGGCAGGACGGGGCCGGCCAGGACGGCGCCGGGCAGGACGGCGCCGGGCAGGACGGCGCCGGGCAGGACGGCGCCGCGGCGCGCCGTCGGCCGGCCGGGGGCAGGCCGTGGCGGAACTGGGCCGGGAACATCGTCTTCGCCGCCGGCGAGCTGCACCGGCCGCAGTCGCCCGACGCGCTGCGCGCGCTCGTGGCGGGCAGCGGGCGGGTGCGGGTGCTGGGCAGCGGGCACTCCTTCAACCGGATCGCCGAGCCGGGCGCCGACGGCGTGCTGGTGTCGCTGGACGCCCTGCCGGCCGAGATCGACGTGGACACGGCCGCCCGCACGGTGCGGGTCGGCGGCGGGGTGCGGTACGCGGCCCTGGCCCGGCGGGTGCACGAGCACGGACTCGCCCTGCCGAACATGGCCTCCCTCCCGCACATCTCCGTGGCCGGATCGGTCGCCACCGGCACCCACGGCTCCGGCGTGCGCAACGGCTCCCTCGCCTCGGCGGTACGGCAGGTGGAGATCGTCACGGCGGACGGCTCCACCGTCGTGATCGGCCGCGACGACGCACGCTTCGGCGGCGCGGTGACCTCTCTCGGCGCACTCGGCGTGGTCACCGCGCTCACCCTGGACCTGGAGCCCGCCTACGAGGTCGAACAGCATCTGTTCACCGAACTCCCCCTGGACGGGCTGGACTTCGAGACGGTGGCGGGGGCCGCGTACAGCGTGAGCCTGTTCACCGACTGGCGTGCGCCGGGCTTTCGGCAGGTGTGGCTGAAGCGGCGCACCGACGAGCCCCTCGCCGCGTTCCCCTGGGCCACGCCCGCCACCGAGGCCCTGCATCCGGTGCCGGGGATGCCGGCGGTCAACTGCACCGAGCAGTTCGGCGTGCCGGGGCCGTGGCACGAACGGCTGCCGCACTTCCGGGCGGAGTTCACGCCGAGCAGCGGGGAGGAGCTGCAGAGCGAGTATCTGCTGCCGCGGTCGGCGGCCGACGAAATGCTGTATGCAATCGACGGGATCCGGGAGACCGTCGCCGGTGTCCTGCAGACCTGCGAAGTGCGGACGGTATCCGCCGACGACCAGTGGCTCAGCCCCGCCCACGGCCGCGACACGGTCGCCGTGCACTTCACCTGGATCGCCGACACGCCGGCCGTACTGCCGGTGGTGCGGCAGGTGGAGGCCGCGCTGGAACCTTTCTCCCCGCGGCCGCACTGGGGAAAGGTGTTCGAGATCCCGGCCCCGGCGCTGCGCGAACGGTATCCCCGCGTCGAGGAGTTCGCGGCCCTCGTACGGGAGCTGGATCCCGCCGGGAAGTTCGCCAACGCCTTCGTACGGGACGTCCTGGGGACCTGA